A stretch of the Candidatus Binataceae bacterium genome encodes the following:
- a CDS encoding LLM class flavin-dependent oxidoreductase has translation MKFAIDTPQFGSYADPRVLAQLAREAEDSGWDGFFIWDHINVGWPDPVADPWIALAAMACATKHIRLGPLVTPLPRRSPWKLAREAVTLDHLSDGRVILGLGLGADVFGEISSFAGPQDDHLRAAMLEEGLAILVGLWSGEKFSFEGQHYKVSQTQFLPVPQQKPRIPIWLAGTWPRKKPFRRAAGYDGIVPMSGNIEKLLTPSDIRDIARFIADCRTSTDLFDVVISGETPTDDPARARDFAAAYAEAGATWFLESTLPWKQPYEDFRRRVAAGPPR, from the coding sequence ATGAAGTTCGCAATCGATACACCGCAGTTCGGCTCTTACGCCGATCCCCGCGTCCTCGCTCAGCTTGCGCGCGAGGCAGAGGATTCAGGATGGGACGGGTTTTTTATCTGGGATCACATCAACGTCGGATGGCCGGATCCGGTGGCCGATCCATGGATCGCGCTGGCCGCGATGGCATGTGCAACCAAGCATATCCGCCTCGGTCCGCTGGTGACTCCGCTGCCGCGACGCAGCCCGTGGAAGCTCGCGCGCGAAGCTGTGACACTCGACCATCTTTCCGACGGGCGAGTCATCCTCGGCCTGGGTCTTGGTGCCGACGTGTTCGGAGAGATTTCCAGCTTCGCGGGACCACAGGACGATCACCTGCGTGCGGCCATGCTGGAAGAGGGGCTTGCGATTCTAGTCGGGCTCTGGAGCGGCGAGAAATTCTCTTTCGAGGGCCAGCACTACAAGGTTAGCCAGACCCAGTTCTTGCCCGTGCCCCAGCAAAAGCCGCGCATTCCGATATGGCTGGCGGGAACCTGGCCCAGAAAAAAACCGTTTCGCCGCGCGGCCGGCTACGACGGCATCGTGCCAATGAGCGGCAACATCGAAAAGCTGCTGACCCCATCGGATATCCGCGACATTGCCAGGTTCATCGCCGACTGTCGCACCAGTACCGACCTGTTCGACGTAGTCATATCGGGCGAAACCCCCACCGACGATCCCGCGCGCGCCCGCGACTTTGCGGCCGCATACGCGGAGGCCGGCGCAACCTGGTTCCTCGAATCGACCTTGCCATGGAAGCAACCGTACGAAGACTTCCGCCGCCGCGTCGCGGCGGGCCCTCCGCGCTGA
- a CDS encoding MFS transporter: protein MRKQAQIDNSGALAIQPASRSLYRHADFMKLWTGETISLFGTRVGSVAMSFAAVITLRATPFQMGLLSAAGYVPSVVFSFVTGAWVDRLRRRPIMILADLGRTAVLATVPLAAIYGVLTMRHLYFVVLLAALLDLLFDVSYRTYLPTLVDREQLLDANGKLSASSSLAEVAGFSICGWLVQWITAPFAILIDAVSFLASAIAIASIRTPEPVPSRHRGARALVGEIAAGGRAIWSDGRLRALAVVALVGGFFPSLWNTLYMLLVVDALGLKPAGLGMIFAVGGVSALLGALAAQRASDWLGTGRAMVLGLAVGGFAMVLPPLARGAGASSVALLVAHQLIGDGALTIYFINSVTLVQTVTPPVILGRVNASLRFLSHSSILIGLLVGGVAGQLVGLRPTMLVGAAGVWLAAGLLAASPIRNCRAVGAGLENREDAQR, encoded by the coding sequence ATGCGCAAGCAAGCCCAAATCGACAATTCTGGCGCTCTGGCCATCCAGCCGGCGAGTCGCTCCCTCTATCGCCACGCGGACTTCATGAAGCTATGGACCGGCGAGACCATTTCGCTCTTCGGCACCCGCGTCGGCAGCGTCGCGATGAGTTTTGCCGCGGTCATTACCCTGCGAGCGACTCCGTTCCAGATGGGCTTGCTGTCTGCCGCTGGGTATGTGCCCAGCGTGGTTTTCAGCTTTGTCACGGGAGCGTGGGTGGACCGGCTTCGCCGACGCCCGATCATGATACTCGCTGACCTGGGCCGCACCGCCGTACTGGCGACTGTGCCGCTCGCCGCCATCTACGGCGTGCTCACCATGCGCCACCTCTACTTTGTCGTGCTGCTGGCCGCTCTGCTCGACCTTTTGTTCGACGTTTCGTATCGGACCTATCTGCCAACGCTGGTCGATCGGGAGCAGCTCCTCGATGCAAACGGCAAACTCAGCGCGAGCAGCTCGCTTGCCGAAGTTGCTGGCTTCAGCATCTGCGGATGGCTGGTGCAGTGGATTACCGCACCGTTCGCCATCCTGATCGATGCGGTTTCCTTCCTCGCGTCTGCCATTGCAATCGCGAGTATCAGGACGCCGGAACCGGTTCCCAGCCGCCATCGCGGCGCGCGGGCGCTGGTCGGCGAAATCGCCGCGGGCGGCAGAGCGATCTGGTCCGACGGCCGCCTGCGCGCGCTTGCTGTGGTCGCGTTGGTCGGAGGCTTTTTCCCTAGTCTCTGGAACACGCTCTACATGCTGTTGGTCGTCGACGCCCTTGGCCTCAAGCCGGCCGGGTTGGGGATGATCTTCGCGGTCGGCGGCGTAAGCGCGCTCCTCGGAGCGCTGGCCGCGCAGCGCGCGTCCGATTGGCTCGGCACTGGGCGTGCTATGGTCCTGGGCTTGGCCGTGGGAGGATTCGCGATGGTGCTGCCCCCACTGGCGCGCGGCGCCGGCGCAAGTTCGGTGGCCTTGCTGGTTGCGCACCAACTGATCGGCGATGGCGCGCTAACCATCTATTTCATCAACAGCGTGACTCTGGTGCAGACCGTCACGCCTCCCGTGATTCTCGGCCGCGTGAACGCGAGCTTGCGGTTCCTGAGCCATTCCTCAATTTTGATCGGTCTTCTGGTCGGGGGCGTAGCAGGCCAGCTCGTCGGCCTGCGGCCGACCATGCTGGTAGGTGCCGCGGGGGTGTGGCTGGCGGCAGGGCTGCTCGCCGCCTCGCCAATTCGGAACTGCCGCGCAGTCGGCGCGGGCCTGGAAAATCGGGAGGACGCGCAACGGTGA
- the queA gene encoding tRNA preQ1(34) S-adenosylmethionine ribosyltransferase-isomerase QueA, with protein sequence MRLSELNYDLPAELIAQHPLKSREQARMLVVNRKLGTYEHSRFYKLYQYLREGDLIVLNDTRVLPARLLARKESGGRVELLFVRPVDDPPGAWMALARGHRALKEGARLRLENGGALRVVGYVREGRPVFASEDGTPIAEILTGSGLLALPHYIRREVGSEDLDDYQTVYARSPGAIAAPTAGLHFTAALLAELSHYGIRSTRITLHIGPGTFAPLRAPQVEAHSMEAEWFTIPDGARADLDHARRTGGRVVAVGTSSVRALESWAITGDPEGFTGLFIFPGFRFKMVNAMITNFHMPRTTVLALVMALAGPELVLDAYREAVRRRYRFLSYGDAMLIL encoded by the coding sequence ATGCGTCTTTCCGAACTCAACTACGATCTCCCCGCGGAGCTTATCGCGCAGCACCCGCTCAAGTCCCGCGAGCAGGCGCGCATGCTGGTCGTTAACCGCAAGCTTGGAACCTACGAGCATTCGCGTTTCTACAAGCTGTATCAGTACCTGCGCGAGGGTGATCTCATCGTTCTCAACGACACTCGCGTATTGCCCGCGCGCCTGCTGGCGCGAAAAGAAAGCGGCGGTCGCGTCGAACTGCTATTCGTGCGACCGGTCGATGATCCGCCCGGAGCGTGGATGGCACTTGCGCGGGGACACCGGGCCCTCAAAGAAGGCGCGCGCCTGCGCCTTGAAAACGGCGGCGCGCTGCGGGTCGTAGGATACGTGCGCGAAGGGCGTCCGGTCTTCGCCAGCGAGGACGGCACACCGATAGCGGAAATACTCACCGGGTCGGGTCTGCTCGCGCTGCCTCACTACATCCGCCGTGAAGTCGGGTCCGAAGATCTCGATGACTATCAGACCGTGTACGCTCGCAGTCCCGGGGCGATTGCCGCTCCGACTGCGGGATTGCATTTCACCGCTGCCCTGCTCGCCGAATTGTCGCACTACGGCATTCGCAGCACGAGAATTACCTTGCACATCGGACCCGGAACCTTTGCGCCCTTGCGCGCGCCCCAGGTCGAGGCCCACTCGATGGAGGCCGAGTGGTTCACGATCCCAGACGGCGCCCGTGCGGATCTCGATCACGCTCGGCGTACCGGCGGTCGTGTGGTCGCGGTCGGAACCTCAAGCGTACGCGCGCTCGAGTCGTGGGCAATTACCGGTGACCCTGAAGGGTTTACCGGGTTGTTCATCTTCCCTGGGTTTCGTTTCAAGATGGTGAACGCGATGATCACTAACTTCCATATGCCACGGACCACGGTGTTGGCGTTGGTGATGGCGCTGGCGGGACCCGAGTTGGTCCTCGATGCGTACCGCGAGGCGGTCCGCCGCCGTTATCGCTTTCTAAGCTACGGCGACGCGATGCTGATTCTCTGA
- a CDS encoding zinc-dependent alcohol dehydrogenase family protein, translating to MRAAVFEATKKPLVVKDVPDPQCAPNGAIVQVEANGVCRSDWHAWSGDWGWMGLAAQPGAILGHEFCGVVQEVGKEVRNFKKGDRVVVPFSQGDGTCEFCRNGSSNVCLTPLLPGFSYPGGFGRLVGVPFADLNLVNLPNSIDFVEAASMGCRFMTSFHGIVDRAQVKPGEWVAVFGCGGIGLAAINVAAACGANVIGVDLDSAKLELAKGVGAAHVINAKKTDPVQAVVDITKGGAHVAVDALGIATTCRNAIMSLRKQGRHLQIGLTTSAEKGEVSLPIDRMVTMELQVIASLGMQASHYPSMLQMVEAKKVSPKAMVTGTCDLNGINKVFEEMNTFQNVGVTVCNQY from the coding sequence ATGAGAGCAGCGGTATTCGAAGCAACCAAGAAGCCGCTTGTCGTGAAAGATGTTCCCGACCCGCAATGTGCGCCCAACGGCGCGATCGTTCAGGTCGAAGCTAATGGCGTGTGCCGCTCCGATTGGCATGCCTGGTCGGGCGACTGGGGCTGGATGGGACTGGCGGCCCAGCCCGGTGCGATCCTCGGCCATGAGTTCTGCGGGGTGGTCCAGGAAGTCGGCAAGGAAGTGCGCAACTTCAAAAAGGGCGACCGCGTCGTAGTGCCGTTCAGCCAGGGCGATGGGACCTGCGAATTCTGCCGCAATGGGTCCTCCAACGTGTGCCTGACGCCGTTGCTCCCCGGCTTTTCCTATCCCGGCGGCTTCGGCCGTCTGGTGGGCGTGCCGTTTGCGGACCTCAACCTGGTGAACCTCCCCAACAGTATCGACTTCGTTGAGGCCGCCTCGATGGGCTGTCGCTTCATGACCTCGTTCCACGGCATCGTCGACCGCGCGCAAGTGAAACCGGGTGAGTGGGTGGCCGTATTTGGATGCGGCGGAATCGGTCTGGCTGCGATCAACGTGGCAGCCGCTTGCGGTGCCAACGTAATCGGCGTCGATCTGGACTCCGCCAAACTGGAATTGGCCAAGGGCGTCGGGGCGGCGCACGTCATCAATGCAAAGAAGACCGATCCGGTGCAGGCCGTCGTGGATATCACCAAGGGCGGCGCGCACGTGGCCGTCGATGCACTTGGAATCGCGACCACCTGCCGCAACGCGATCATGAGCCTCCGCAAGCAGGGCCGTCATCTCCAGATCGGTCTCACCACCTCGGCCGAAAAAGGCGAAGTATCGCTGCCCATCGATCGAATGGTCACGATGGAGCTGCAGGTGATTGCCTCGCTAGGCATGCAGGCATCGCACTACCCCTCGATGCTGCAGATGGTCGAAGCCAAAAAGGTGTCGCCCAAGGCCATGGTGACCGGAACCTGTGACCTCAACGGCATCAACAAGGTGTTCGAGGAGATGAACACCTTTCAGAACGTCGGCGTTACGGTCTGCAATCAGTACTGA
- a CDS encoding glutathione S-transferase family protein, translating to MGDINLYQYSISPFSEKLRRVLVHKGLKWNPIDCHYEDKTNLLKLTSGKWTRVPVLEWNGEVVWNSADIIKWIDQKVPARRVIPEGLLGLCEIIDQWADNTLFTPILLLVIPDLLDAAGDAKLRANREKLIGMSSAQMRSGAVAYREQLLVYARMIDTQLQGKEFFLGGGFTMADASLYHPFFFLALNPGNFEEVREFKNLMRWYERVRDLK from the coding sequence ATGGGAGATATCAATCTGTACCAGTATTCGATCTCGCCGTTCTCCGAAAAACTGCGGCGGGTCCTGGTTCACAAGGGCCTCAAGTGGAACCCGATCGACTGCCACTACGAGGACAAGACCAACCTGCTGAAGCTAACCAGCGGCAAATGGACGCGCGTACCAGTCCTTGAGTGGAACGGCGAGGTGGTGTGGAATTCCGCGGATATCATCAAGTGGATCGACCAGAAGGTTCCCGCCCGCCGGGTGATCCCCGAGGGCCTGCTCGGCCTGTGTGAGATTATCGATCAGTGGGCCGACAATACACTTTTCACTCCAATTCTGTTGCTGGTCATTCCTGATCTTCTCGATGCCGCCGGCGACGCCAAGCTGAGGGCGAATCGCGAAAAACTCATCGGGATGAGCAGCGCTCAGATGCGCTCCGGCGCCGTCGCGTACCGCGAGCAGCTGCTTGTTTATGCCCGGATGATCGATACCCAGCTTCAGGGCAAGGAGTTCTTTCTCGGCGGCGGGTTCACGATGGCCGATGCGTCCTTGTACCATCCGTTTTTCTTTCTCGCGCTTAACCCCGGCAATTTCGAAGAGGTGCGCGAATTCAAAAATCTGATGCGCTGGTACGAGCGCGTCCGCGATCTCAAATAG
- the yajC gene encoding preprotein translocase subunit YajC, whose product MLFEGIAWAQAAAAQQGSEASTLLQMAPIVGVIAIFYFLLIRPQTQKAREHSKMLKELKRNDEVVTTGGIVGRITDLGEKLVTVEIAPNVRVRVERPQIASISSYGKAPGKKDKE is encoded by the coding sequence ATGCTGTTTGAGGGAATTGCGTGGGCGCAAGCTGCCGCCGCCCAACAAGGTTCGGAAGCTTCGACCTTGCTGCAGATGGCGCCCATAGTGGGGGTTATCGCAATCTTCTATTTCCTCCTGATTCGCCCCCAGACACAGAAAGCCAGGGAGCATTCTAAAATGCTCAAAGAGCTCAAGCGCAACGATGAAGTCGTTACTACCGGTGGCATCGTTGGCAGGATTACCGACCTTGGCGAGAAGCTGGTGACGGTCGAAATTGCCCCCAACGTCCGCGTGAGAGTGGAACGTCCCCAGATCGCTTCGATATCCTCTTATGGCAAAGCGCCCGGGAAAAAAGACAAGGAATAA
- the secD gene encoding protein translocase subunit SecD — MDTQAFAPLLILIALAVAFLYLHFSGGDGRTRLYLAAILTVVAIIILLPSLNLNLPDWMSAIIGGTKIQMGLDLQGGTHLLMSVKLDEAVKTQLGHRADDIKRQLKENKIDFDNVAQDESGNIIVKLKGSDERSAFLDLASKSFPDLVVNTAPSTGGGPAFSLGFRPRDLSQMKADVMDKALETIRNRIDQLGVRETTVVREGDNEILVQLPGIQDPERAKELIGKTAVLEFKLIDDSHNLQDAIQNGPPPGYEILYGAPARGGRTPYLVESPVLMKGDVVTDARVRPGGRLEGPYVSVDLDSRGAEIFDALTAANVGRRLAIVLDGTVYSDPVIKERIPGGHVQITGRFSLDEAHDLAIVLRSGSLPAAVEFEEERTVGPSLGRDSIRQGALSFIIGAAAVLIFMPFYYNGAGIVADFGLTLNILLLICVMAAMQATLTLPGIAGIVLTLGMSVDANVLVNERMREELRAGKSPREAVRLGYERAWSAIRDSNISTFVAGLILFQFGTGPVKGFAVTLCVGVLTGLFSCIVVTRAWYDYLIGARKLSTISV, encoded by the coding sequence TTGGACACCCAAGCCTTTGCGCCCCTCCTCATTCTGATCGCGCTGGCGGTTGCTTTCCTGTACCTGCATTTCAGCGGGGGCGACGGTCGCACGCGGCTCTACCTGGCCGCAATCTTGACGGTCGTCGCGATAATCATTCTGCTTCCGAGCCTTAACCTGAACCTTCCCGATTGGATGTCCGCAATTATCGGCGGCACCAAGATTCAAATGGGCCTCGACCTCCAGGGTGGAACCCATCTGCTGATGAGTGTGAAACTCGACGAGGCGGTGAAAACGCAGCTCGGACATCGCGCCGACGACATCAAGCGGCAGCTCAAGGAGAACAAGATCGATTTCGACAACGTTGCGCAGGATGAGTCCGGGAACATCATCGTCAAGCTCAAGGGCAGCGACGAGCGCAGTGCGTTCCTGGATTTGGCCAGCAAGTCATTTCCCGACCTGGTGGTTAACACCGCTCCTTCCACCGGGGGAGGACCAGCCTTCAGCCTGGGCTTCCGGCCGCGCGACCTGTCGCAGATGAAGGCCGACGTAATGGACAAGGCGCTCGAGACGATTCGCAATCGAATAGACCAGCTCGGCGTGCGCGAAACCACGGTGGTGCGCGAGGGCGACAATGAAATCCTGGTCCAGCTGCCCGGAATCCAGGACCCCGAGCGCGCCAAAGAGCTGATTGGCAAAACCGCCGTCCTCGAATTCAAGCTCATTGACGACTCGCACAATCTGCAGGATGCAATTCAGAACGGGCCGCCGCCCGGCTATGAAATCCTCTATGGCGCGCCCGCCCGCGGCGGGCGCACGCCGTATCTGGTGGAATCTCCCGTGCTGATGAAGGGCGACGTGGTCACCGATGCTCGTGTCCGCCCCGGCGGCCGGCTTGAAGGCCCCTACGTCTCCGTTGATCTCGACTCACGCGGAGCCGAGATTTTCGACGCGCTCACCGCCGCGAATGTAGGCCGTCGGCTCGCGATCGTGCTCGACGGCACGGTCTATTCGGATCCCGTCATCAAGGAGCGCATTCCGGGTGGCCATGTGCAGATTACCGGGCGATTCTCGCTCGACGAGGCGCACGACCTCGCCATCGTGCTGCGATCCGGTTCACTACCGGCTGCGGTCGAATTCGAAGAGGAACGCACGGTCGGCCCGTCGTTGGGTCGCGATTCTATTCGTCAAGGTGCACTTTCCTTCATCATTGGCGCCGCCGCCGTGCTGATCTTCATGCCCTTCTACTACAACGGCGCGGGCATCGTTGCGGACTTCGGCTTGACCCTGAATATCCTGCTCTTGATCTGCGTGATGGCGGCGATGCAGGCCACCCTGACCCTCCCCGGCATCGCCGGAATCGTGTTGACCCTCGGAATGTCGGTCGATGCCAACGTGCTGGTGAATGAGCGGATGCGCGAGGAATTGCGCGCCGGCAAGTCTCCGCGGGAGGCGGTCAGGTTGGGCTACGAGCGTGCATGGTCCGCGATTCGAGACTCCAACATCTCGACCTTTGTAGCGGGGTTGATCCTGTTTCAGTTCGGCACCGGACCGGTCAAAGGGTTCGCCGTCACGCTCTGCGTCGGTGTTCTCACTGGTCTATTCTCGTGCATCGTCGTGACCCGCGCTTGGTACGACTATCTGATCGGCGCAAGAAAGCTAAGCACTATCAGCGTGTAG
- a CDS encoding NAD(P)H-quinone oxidoreductase has product MKAVVVEKPGDESVLKISEAPDPVCGDDDLLIHVKCAALNRADIMQRQGFYPPPPGASEILGMECAGEVIARGKNVTGWGLGDRAMALLPGGGYAEKAVANYGSAMKVPPGLSDEEAAALPEVFLTAFLNLFSLAQVQRGENVLIHGGGSGVGTASLQLLREAGARAIVTAGSDEKCQQCLKFGADVAINYRKGPFAPLVKAATNDRGADIILDSIGGAYLAENLDALAPGGRLVLIGLMKGATAEINLATVLRRHLKIFGSTLRGRPVAEKAQIVRDFLARFGAVLEAGKLRPPVYKTFPLSQVRDAHRMMQASEHFGKIVLRLA; this is encoded by the coding sequence ATGAAGGCAGTAGTTGTCGAGAAACCCGGGGACGAGTCGGTCCTCAAAATCAGTGAGGCTCCGGATCCGGTTTGTGGAGACGACGATCTTCTAATTCACGTGAAGTGCGCGGCCCTGAACCGTGCCGACATCATGCAGCGCCAGGGCTTCTATCCGCCTCCCCCGGGCGCCTCGGAAATTCTCGGGATGGAATGCGCCGGCGAAGTGATCGCGCGGGGGAAGAACGTTACTGGATGGGGTCTCGGCGATCGCGCGATGGCACTGCTCCCGGGCGGTGGTTACGCCGAAAAGGCGGTCGCAAACTACGGCTCTGCCATGAAGGTGCCACCCGGGCTGAGTGACGAGGAGGCAGCCGCGCTGCCCGAGGTTTTTCTAACTGCTTTTCTGAATCTCTTCTCGCTGGCCCAGGTGCAGCGCGGAGAAAACGTACTCATCCATGGCGGCGGCAGCGGGGTCGGCACCGCGTCGCTGCAACTGCTGCGCGAAGCAGGCGCGCGCGCGATTGTTACTGCAGGATCCGACGAGAAGTGTCAGCAATGTCTCAAGTTCGGCGCTGACGTTGCGATCAACTACCGCAAAGGCCCATTCGCGCCCCTGGTCAAAGCCGCCACCAACGACCGCGGTGCCGACATCATTCTAGACAGCATCGGCGGGGCGTACCTTGCTGAAAATCTCGACGCGCTCGCACCCGGTGGCCGCCTGGTCTTGATAGGCCTGATGAAAGGCGCCACCGCCGAGATTAACCTCGCTACAGTTCTGCGACGTCATCTGAAAATCTTTGGCTCCACACTCCGCGGCCGCCCGGTCGCAGAGAAGGCCCAAATCGTGCGTGACTTCCTGGCCCGTTTCGGCGCGGTGCTCGAGGCTGGCAAGCTGCGGCCACCCGTCTACAAAACGTTTCCGCTAAGTCAGGTGAGAGACGCACATCGCATGATGCAGGCCTCCGAGCACTTCGGCAAAATCGTCTTGCGATTAGCCTAA
- the tgt gene encoding tRNA guanosine(34) transglycosylase Tgt, with protein MTLPIEFSITANDDLARVGCLRTPHGTVATPVFMPVGTRAAVKAMSPDELWNIGYRLVLANAYHLLVRPGHDLVRALGGVGRFMAFPGAILTDSGGFQAMSLAKISSVSEDGLRFRSHLDGAPVMLTPESAIEVQEALGADIMMALDECTPYPASHEQARKSLELTARWAERGLRARQSSTQALFGIAQGGTHADLRRASARQITSLGFDGYAAGGLSVGEPKDEMLEMAALSASLLPADRPRYLMGVGMPADLLAAVGMGYDMFDCVIPTRNARNGSAFTSAGRISIKRAEYARDAGPLDPHCECRPCRTFSRAYLRHLFLSREILAARALTEHNLFFYARLMREAQAAIASRTFRAYANSMTAALKGGDAGDKDTD; from the coding sequence ATGACGCTGCCAATCGAATTTTCCATCACCGCCAACGACGATCTGGCCCGCGTCGGATGCCTTCGCACACCTCACGGCACGGTTGCAACTCCGGTTTTCATGCCGGTGGGCACGCGCGCGGCGGTAAAAGCCATGTCTCCGGATGAACTCTGGAACATCGGCTATCGGCTAGTTCTGGCGAACGCCTACCATCTGCTGGTGCGGCCGGGTCACGACCTGGTGAGGGCGCTGGGAGGGGTCGGGCGATTCATGGCATTTCCCGGCGCCATCCTCACCGATTCGGGCGGCTTCCAGGCCATGAGCCTCGCAAAGATCAGTTCCGTTTCGGAGGACGGCCTTCGCTTTCGCTCACACCTCGACGGGGCTCCCGTGATGCTTACGCCGGAAAGCGCAATCGAGGTGCAGGAGGCACTGGGTGCCGATATCATGATGGCGCTCGACGAATGCACTCCCTATCCGGCCTCGCACGAGCAGGCACGCAAATCGCTGGAGCTGACGGCGCGCTGGGCCGAGCGCGGGCTGCGCGCACGTCAGAGCAGTACGCAGGCCCTGTTCGGAATCGCGCAGGGCGGCACCCACGCCGACCTGCGTCGCGCCAGTGCACGGCAGATAACCTCGCTGGGTTTCGATGGCTATGCTGCCGGGGGACTATCCGTCGGCGAGCCTAAGGACGAGATGCTGGAAATGGCGGCCTTGTCCGCCTCGCTCCTTCCGGCGGACCGCCCCCGTTACCTGATGGGAGTCGGGATGCCTGCTGACCTTCTCGCCGCGGTGGGAATGGGCTACGACATGTTCGATTGTGTTATTCCCACCCGCAATGCCCGCAACGGCTCGGCCTTCACCAGCGCGGGACGGATCTCGATCAAGCGGGCCGAGTATGCCCGCGATGCGGGTCCGCTCGACCCGCATTGCGAATGCCGCCCCTGCCGGACTTTCTCCCGCGCCTACCTGCGTCACTTGTTTTTGTCGCGCGAGATACTCGCAGCGCGCGCACTGACGGAGCATAATCTGTTTTTCTACGCGCGCTTGATGCGTGAAGCGCAAGCTGCTATCGCATCTCGAACTTTTCGCGCGTATGCAAATTCGATGACCGCGGCCCTAAAAGGAGGCGACGCGGGCGACAAGGACACTGACTGA
- a CDS encoding LLM class flavin-dependent oxidoreductase yields the protein MARKLTVGVNWQGKLDFSGLIERAKIADAAGIHSIWVAEAWGRDAFTLLTVLAEHTKKIQLATSIVNIYSRTPAALAQHFGTLDELSDGRMIIGLGTSGPQVIEHFHGVKFNPPLTRMKECVEIINTLIAGTPLNYQGRLFKLSRGFTLRFETVRKHIPVWIASLNPKSVEFTARQADGWLPVMIPLSGLKRAIDDFRAVARAAGRAPTAVEVKAPGNVTVTNNPDRARAGHAGTVAFYAARMGTFYAEQLTRYGFGGDVAKVKEAWNKGGPKEGTAALSEKLLSELGYIGGIEGAVERLKAQDQAGVDLHPVEIDASGPAEFEKIVAKML from the coding sequence ATGGCTCGCAAACTCACGGTCGGTGTCAATTGGCAGGGAAAGCTCGACTTCAGCGGTCTCATCGAACGCGCAAAAATTGCCGATGCCGCCGGCATTCATTCGATCTGGGTCGCCGAAGCGTGGGGCCGCGATGCCTTCACCCTGCTGACTGTGCTGGCCGAGCACACCAAGAAGATTCAGCTCGCCACTTCAATCGTGAATATCTATTCGCGCACCCCCGCCGCGCTGGCGCAGCATTTCGGCACCCTCGATGAGCTTTCTGATGGCCGCATGATCATCGGGCTGGGGACCAGCGGCCCGCAAGTCATCGAGCATTTCCACGGCGTGAAGTTCAATCCGCCGCTGACGCGCATGAAAGAGTGCGTCGAGATCATCAACACCCTCATCGCGGGGACGCCCCTCAATTACCAGGGCCGGCTGTTCAAACTCAGCCGCGGCTTCACGCTGCGCTTCGAAACGGTTCGCAAGCACATCCCGGTTTGGATCGCGTCGCTCAATCCCAAGAGCGTCGAATTCACCGCCCGCCAGGCCGACGGATGGCTCCCGGTCATGATCCCGCTAAGCGGCCTCAAGCGGGCGATCGACGATTTCCGCGCGGTAGCACGGGCAGCGGGACGGGCGCCCACCGCGGTGGAAGTTAAAGCCCCCGGTAACGTGACCGTTACCAACAATCCCGACCGCGCCCGCGCCGGACACGCTGGCACCGTCGCCTTCTACGCGGCTCGGATGGGCACCTTCTATGCAGAGCAACTCACCCGTTACGGGTTTGGCGGCGACGTCGCGAAAGTCAAGGAAGCCTGGAATAAAGGGGGCCCCAAAGAAGGAACCGCGGCGCTCTCCGAAAAACTTTTGAGCGAGCTTGGCTACATCGGCGGAATCGAGGGAGCGGTCGAGCGCCTGAAGGCCCAGGACCAAGCCGGAGTCGATTTGCATCCGGTAGAAATCGACGCCTCAGGGCCCGCCGAGTTCGAAAAGATCGTGGCCAAGATGCTGTGA
- a CDS encoding DUF2141 domain-containing protein yields MVQASVWCWLVPRVSLTVLSVCLLYSPVIRAGPTASPSQSPNPTTVPTPIALQRPALQVAVVGLRNDQGQVSCNLFTDPRQYPRGAAFKEVRTSIHKGSALCVFTEVPAGKYAIVVYHDENNNGHFDQNAFGMPMEGYGFSNNAAPLFDAPNFTAAAFDYDGRRLYTVIDIRY; encoded by the coding sequence GTGGTACAGGCTTCGGTCTGGTGCTGGTTGGTCCCGCGCGTTTCGCTGACGGTGCTAAGCGTGTGCCTTCTGTATTCGCCGGTCATTCGCGCGGGGCCGACCGCGAGTCCCAGCCAATCGCCAAATCCGACGACCGTACCAACCCCGATCGCGCTGCAGCGGCCGGCCTTGCAGGTTGCGGTGGTGGGACTCCGCAACGACCAGGGACAGGTCTCATGCAACTTGTTCACCGATCCCCGGCAGTATCCGCGCGGCGCCGCATTCAAGGAAGTTCGGACCTCAATACACAAAGGGAGCGCGCTCTGCGTCTTCACGGAGGTGCCAGCGGGCAAATACGCGATCGTCGTCTACCACGATGAAAACAACAACGGGCATTTCGATCAGAATGCGTTCGGAATGCCGATGGAAGGGTACGGGTTTTCCAACAACGCGGCGCCCCTGTTCGATGCCCCGAACTTCACCGCCGCCGCTTTCGATTACGACGGCCGTCGCCTCTACACCGTGATCGACATCAGATACTAG